The sequence GCCTGCGATCACCAGCGTCAGCAGCAGGAGGCTCAGTGTCACGCCGCCGCTGCCATGTCCCTGCGCCAGGGCGGCGAGGCCCCCCAGCGCGCCGAACAGCAGGGCGGCGCCCCAGCAGCAGGCCTGCATATAGCCTCGACGGTTACCGCGCCGGTCAGTCCAGCGTCCGCTCCACACCCGCGAGACCATTGCGCCGGCCTGCACGCAGCCCAGACTCACGCTGATCGCCATCACGCCCAGACCGGCGAAGTCGTGCAGGAACACGCTGGTGAAACTCAGCACGGCGACCTGGGGCATGCAGAGCAAGCCGATGCCCGCCGCCAGCCGCCACACGACACCGCTGCGCAGGGGGCTCTTGCCCCGCCGTTCAGCGGAGGCGGCGGCCACGCCTTGGGCGCCCGGCGCCTCATGCAGCCATCGCCAGGTGAGCACCGCCGTCACGAGACTCGCCAGCGCCAGCGCGCCGAAGACCACGCGAAAGCCGTGGTGCTGGGCTAGCCCCGGCAGCACCAGCGCCCCCAGCCCGCCACCCAGCGGAACGGCCGTCTGGCGGATACTCATCGCGAAGCCGCGCTCGCCCTCCGCGAACCAGGCCATCACCGCGCGCCCACTCGCGCCATTGACGCTGCCCGCGAACACCCCGGCAAGCAACAGCCCGACGCACAGCGCCACCAGCGTCGGGGCCGTTGTGCCGTGCGGCACGCAGAACAGCGCCATGCCGCACAGCCAGGCCGCCGACAGTCCCAGTCCGACAAGCAGGATGCGCCGGTCGCCCAGGCGGTCGGTCGCCATGCCCCAGGGCACTTCGCTCAGCGCCACGCCCAGGCCCAGCATCCCCAAGGCGAGGCCGAGCGCCGCGTTGTCGAGCCCGTAGTCCGCCCGCATCGCCACCGCGGTACTGGGCACGCCGGCCAGCGCGGCAGAGAAGCAGGCGTTCGCCGCCACCCCGATGCCCAGCACCTTCCAGCGATGGCGGTCTGGTGTGGGAGCACGCGTAGGAGAGA is a genomic window of Niveibacterium sp. SC-1 containing:
- a CDS encoding MFS transporter; translated protein: MENLNVSPTRAPTPDRHRWKVLGIGVAANACFSAALAGVPSTAVAMRADYGLDNAALGLALGMLGLGVALSEVPWGMATDRLGDRRILLVGLGLSAAWLCGMALFCVPHGTTAPTLVALCVGLLLAGVFAGSVNGASGRAVMAWFAEGERGFAMSIRQTAVPLGGGLGALVLPGLAQHHGFRVVFGALALASLVTAVLTWRWLHEAPGAQGVAAASAERRGKSPLRSGVVWRLAAGIGLLCMPQVAVLSFTSVFLHDFAGLGVMAISVSLGCVQAGAMVSRVWSGRWTDRRGNRRGYMQACCWGAALLFGALGGLAALAQGHGSGGVTLSLLLLTLVIAGICVSAWHGVAFTELATLAGTQRAATALALGNTCAFAGFFIVPLLVPALQAGAGWPGVWWACVACALMAAIAFPSARRIPVTGRCEDRAFNPHEQGERT